A single window of Pristiophorus japonicus isolate sPriJap1 chromosome 28, sPriJap1.hap1, whole genome shotgun sequence DNA harbors:
- the LOC139239570 gene encoding probable G-protein coupled receptor 139 — protein MHLFVQFVLKICYTIIAVIGVPVNLVAIVVLSRGKCGLSTCTTRYMVAMAAADLLLVITGVILWQISWSYFPGSFLDITPVCSLITVLMRAATDCSVWFTVTFTFDRFVAICWQKLKTKYCTGRTAAVVLTTSCILLSSKNIPHYFTIVPEYILDNVPWNCVTFLAYFTEPEWLGFDWFDTVLTPLLPFAVILLLNALTVRYILVTSRVRKGLRGESKGENGSDPEMESRRKSVILLFTISGSFILLWLVIVIDFLYYSIAGINPADYNESLFTFTQVGYMLRNLSCCTNTFIYGVTQSKFREQLKSAVKYPVTSIMQLINKQNN, from the coding sequence tgaatttagtggcgattgtggtcctgtcccggggaaagtgcgggctgtccacctgcaccactcgctacatggtggccatggctgCGGCCGATCTACTGCTGGTCATCACTGGGGTCATACTGTGGCAGATCAGTTGGTCTTATTTCCCGGGATCTTTCCTGGATATCACCCCTGTATGTAGTCTTATCACTGTCCTGATgcgtgcagccacagactgttctgtctggttcaccgtcactttcacctttgatcgatttgtggccatttgctggcagaagctgaaaaccaaatattgcaccgggagaactgcggctgtggttctgacaacaagctgcattctgctctcttCAAAAAACATTCCTCACTACTTTACAATTGTACCTGAATATATACTCGACAATGTTCCATGGAACTGTGTCACATTCCTAGCCTATTTTACTGAGCCCGAATGGCtgggatttgactggtttgatacggttttaaccccactgctcccatttgctgtaattttgttgctcaacgctctgacagtcagaTACATTTTAGTGACCAGTCGAGTCCGgaagggactgaggggtgagagcaagggggaaaatggcagtgacccagagatggagagcaggaggaagtctgtgatcttactcttcaccatatccggcagcttcatactgctgtggctggtaaTTGTTATAGATTTCTTATATTATAGCATTGCAGGAATAAATCCCGCTGATTACAATGAATCTTTATTTACCTTTACACAAGTCGGATATATGTTGCggaatttaagttgctgcacaaacacatttatttacggggtgacccagtccaagttcagagagcagttgaagagcgcggtgaaatatccggttacctcaattaTGCAATTAATCAATAAACAGAACAACTGA